A region of Paenibacillus thiaminolyticus DNA encodes the following proteins:
- a CDS encoding potassium channel family protein: MTAKKQFAIIGMGRFGSSVAQNLSNMNFEVLAIDSSEQKIQEVMNIVTHAVSADSTDEDALRALGIRNFDVVVVAIGQDIQSSILTTLILKDLGVPMIVVKAQNELHGKVLSKIGADKVVFPERDMGARVAHHLISPNILDYIELSEDHSIVEMRASSLMIGKNLKELDIRARFGCNVMAIKNNGKTNISPYAEDRIKDGDILVIVGQNNHLKNLELAYAES, encoded by the coding sequence ATGACGGCTAAAAAGCAATTTGCGATTATTGGGATGGGACGATTCGGCTCCAGCGTCGCCCAAAATTTGAGCAACATGAATTTCGAGGTGCTGGCCATCGACTCCAGTGAGCAGAAGATACAGGAAGTCATGAACATCGTAACGCATGCCGTCTCGGCGGACTCGACGGATGAAGATGCGCTCCGCGCCCTCGGTATCCGCAACTTCGATGTCGTAGTCGTCGCGATCGGACAAGATATTCAGTCCAGCATTCTGACGACGCTGATTTTGAAGGATCTGGGCGTACCGATGATTGTCGTCAAGGCGCAGAACGAGCTGCACGGCAAAGTATTGAGCAAAATAGGCGCCGATAAAGTGGTATTCCCGGAGCGGGATATGGGAGCAAGGGTGGCGCATCATTTGATTTCACCGAATATTTTGGACTATATCGAGCTGTCGGAGGACCATTCGATTGTAGAGATGCGGGCTTCCTCGCTTATGATAGGCAAGAACTTGAAGGAATTGGATATCCGTGCCCGCTTCGGGTGTAACGTCATGGCCATTAAGAACAACGGCAAGACGAATATTTCGCCGTATGCGGAAGACCGGATTAAGGATGGGGATATTTTGGTTATCGTGGGGCAGAATAATCATCTGAAAAACCTGGAACTGGCGTATGCCGAATCATGA
- the sspI gene encoding small acid-soluble spore protein SspI codes for MAVTLNLRQAIVQKVSNKPDKDVIDMIEGSIDYDERALPGLGVLFELIWKESDSELRQQMVDTLQHKLHQDDQPRA; via the coding sequence ATGGCCGTCACACTTAACTTACGCCAGGCGATTGTGCAGAAAGTGTCCAATAAGCCGGATAAGGATGTCATTGACATGATCGAAGGCTCTATCGATTATGATGAGCGGGCGCTTCCCGGTCTTGGCGTTCTATTCGAATTAATCTGGAAGGAAAGCGACAGCGAGCTGCGTCAGCAGATGGTGGATACGCTGCAGCATAAGCTGCATCAAGACGATCAGCCGCGCGCCTGA
- a CDS encoding NAD kinase, whose product MKYAVLNRGDELSVSLTETFHRLAEARGLVRDDEEPEIVLSIGGDGTMLQAFHRYINRIDHTAFVGIHTGHLGFYADWKPDEIELLVHMMAENRSKDQINPRIVRYPLIKLELDREDAGKKTYIALNEFTLKCTDNTLVAQIDINDELFEMFRGDGICVSTPSGSTAYNKSLGGAMVHPSIPAIQLAEIASINNRVYRTLGSSLILPKHHHFDIRPRQGQNLLLSIDHINIRLSHLRSIRCRVADQRVTFVRYRPFPFWKRVREAFLGYDENGCYPTN is encoded by the coding sequence TTGAAATATGCAGTATTGAACCGGGGAGACGAATTGTCCGTCTCTTTGACGGAGACGTTTCATCGTTTGGCTGAGGCGCGTGGACTGGTGCGAGATGACGAAGAACCGGAGATCGTTCTGTCCATCGGCGGGGACGGCACGATGCTGCAAGCCTTTCACCGCTACATCAACCGGATTGACCATACCGCCTTCGTCGGGATTCATACGGGGCATCTTGGCTTTTATGCCGATTGGAAGCCGGATGAGATCGAACTGCTCGTCCATATGATGGCGGAGAACCGTTCCAAGGATCAGATCAACCCTCGGATCGTGAGATATCCGCTCATCAAGCTAGAGCTTGACAGGGAGGATGCGGGGAAGAAGACCTATATCGCCTTGAATGAATTTACGCTGAAATGCACTGATAATACATTGGTCGCCCAGATCGACATCAATGATGAATTATTTGAAATGTTCCGCGGAGACGGAATCTGCGTATCGACGCCATCAGGAAGCACTGCCTACAATAAGAGCTTGGGCGGCGCCATGGTTCACCCTTCCATTCCGGCCATCCAATTGGCTGAGATTGCATCGATTAACAACCGGGTGTACCGGACACTCGGATCATCCTTGATCCTGCCGAAGCATCATCATTTCGACATTCGGCCCCGACAAGGACAGAACCTGCTGCTCTCTATCGATCATATTAATATCCGGCTGTCTCATCTGCGCTCGATTCGCTGCCGGGTTGCGGATCAGCGGGTCACCTTCGTCCGCTATCGGCCGTTCCCCTTCTGGAAGCGCGTCCGTGAAGCCTTCCTCGGATACGATGAGAACGGCTGCTACCCAACGAATTAG
- a CDS encoding ABC transporter ATP-binding protein, translating to MSKPDQALLDVRGLKKYFYTAKGLFGKNKQTLKAVDDVSFQIRRGETFGLVGESGCGKSTTGRSIVRLYDVTAGEIRFDGTDLAHLSERELKPFRKRMQTIFQDPYSSLNPGMNVTQLISEPMEIHGFGTKDERRETVLELLNKVGLKPEHAERYPHEFSGGQRQRISIARALSVKPEFILCDEPISALDVSVQAQVVNMLEDLQAEFGLTYLFIAHDLSMVRHISDRIGVMYLGKLVELAPSDELYNHPAHPYTQALLAAIPVPDPNAASGAGTMLEGDLPSPLAGSAGCRFASRCPFATDRCRQQEPEWKEISPGHFAACHLYEEK from the coding sequence ATGAGTAAGCCGGACCAGGCGCTGCTGGATGTGCGGGGCTTGAAAAAGTATTTTTATACCGCGAAAGGGCTGTTCGGTAAAAACAAGCAGACGCTGAAGGCGGTCGATGATGTCAGCTTCCAGATTCGGCGCGGAGAGACGTTCGGGCTCGTGGGCGAATCCGGCTGCGGCAAGTCGACAACAGGCCGCTCCATCGTCCGCCTGTACGATGTGACCGCAGGCGAGATTCGGTTCGACGGCACCGATCTGGCTCATCTGAGCGAACGGGAGCTGAAGCCGTTCCGCAAGCGGATGCAGACGATTTTCCAGGATCCGTATTCATCGTTGAATCCGGGCATGAACGTGACCCAGCTCATTAGCGAGCCGATGGAGATTCACGGCTTCGGCACGAAGGACGAGCGGCGGGAGACGGTGCTGGAGCTGCTGAACAAGGTCGGGCTGAAGCCCGAGCATGCGGAACGGTATCCGCATGAATTCAGCGGCGGCCAGCGGCAGCGGATCAGCATCGCGCGCGCCTTGTCCGTCAAGCCGGAGTTCATTCTGTGCGACGAGCCGATCTCGGCACTGGACGTATCCGTGCAGGCGCAGGTGGTCAATATGCTGGAGGATCTGCAGGCGGAGTTCGGATTGACCTATCTGTTCATCGCCCATGATCTGTCCATGGTGCGCCATATTTCCGACCGCATCGGCGTCATGTATCTGGGCAAGCTGGTCGAGCTGGCGCCGAGCGATGAATTGTACAATCATCCGGCTCATCCGTATACGCAAGCATTGCTGGCGGCTATCCCGGTGCCGGATCCGAATGCGGCCAGCGGCGCCGGAACGATGCTCGAAGGCGATCTGCCGAGCCCGTTGGCGGGATCGGCCGGCTGCCGCTTCGCCTCGCGCTGTCCGTTCGCCACGGATCGATGCCGTCAGCAGGAGCCGGAATGGAAGGAGATCTCGCCGGGACATTTTGCGGCTTGTCATTTATATGAAGAGAAATAA
- a CDS encoding M23 family metallopeptidase encodes MKKAAISWAGLALWVVICSPMDAWSPGKKEELHPIASSMPGSASTTPKPDTVNIWRERRDLYEKMGTLTGIPWYRLAAIDQYERTLTKAKPKQRQHPERITGVFIEPPKWVGMLNPDWEDQNPVSISMFKGMGRDGSGDGRADMNNDTDLLYSVADLVGSYGLSEDDFGTGLWNYYANPRAVQRVKQFARLYEHFDQLQLFDTAFPLPVTADYSYRSTWGMGRHYGGFRIHEGTDIFAGYGVPVRSTCYGIIEIKGWNRYGGWRIGIRDINNNYHYYAHLSGYQKNIKIGDIVTPGQTIGWVGSSGYGPPGTAGKFPPHLHFGIYRDRGLVEYSYDPYPLLRQWELSDLRKLKERRKTSSLPTKTPSAVPANSRKEQRR; translated from the coding sequence ATGAAAAAAGCTGCCATATCATGGGCTGGCTTGGCGCTCTGGGTCGTCATCTGCTCACCGATGGACGCCTGGTCGCCAGGAAAGAAGGAGGAACTCCATCCGATTGCATCTTCAATGCCCGGCTCCGCCTCGACGACGCCTAAACCCGACACGGTGAATATATGGCGGGAACGGCGGGATTTATACGAAAAAATGGGAACCTTAACGGGCATTCCCTGGTACCGGCTTGCGGCTATCGATCAATACGAACGGACTTTGACGAAAGCCAAGCCGAAGCAGCGCCAGCATCCGGAGCGGATAACCGGTGTATTTATCGAACCGCCGAAGTGGGTTGGCATGCTCAATCCGGATTGGGAAGATCAGAACCCGGTCTCCATCTCGATGTTCAAGGGGATGGGCCGCGACGGCTCCGGAGACGGACGGGCTGATATGAACAATGACACCGACTTGCTGTACAGCGTAGCCGACCTTGTCGGCTCCTACGGCTTGAGCGAGGACGACTTCGGCACCGGACTGTGGAATTACTACGCCAACCCGCGTGCCGTGCAGCGCGTGAAGCAGTTCGCCCGTCTCTATGAACATTTCGATCAGCTTCAATTGTTCGACACGGCCTTCCCGCTTCCCGTGACCGCTGACTATTCATACCGCAGCACCTGGGGGATGGGGCGGCATTACGGAGGATTCCGCATTCACGAAGGAACCGATATTTTCGCCGGTTACGGCGTTCCTGTCCGCAGCACCTGCTACGGCATCATCGAGATCAAGGGCTGGAACCGCTACGGCGGCTGGCGGATCGGCATCCGCGACATCAACAATAATTACCATTACTACGCCCATTTGTCCGGATACCAGAAAAACATAAAAATCGGCGACATCGTCACCCCCGGACAGACGATCGGATGGGTCGGCAGCTCCGGCTATGGCCCCCCTGGGACCGCCGGCAAATTCCCGCCGCATCTCCACTTCGGCATTTACCGGGATCGGGGACTGGTGGAATATTCCTATGACCCCTACCCGCTGCTGCGGCAATGGGAGCTGTCCGACCTGCGCAAGCTGAAGGAGCGGCGCAAAACCTCTTCGCTCCCCACCAAGACCCCGTCCGCAGTCCCGGCGAACAGCAGGAAAGAGCAGCGGCGCTAA
- a CDS encoding TrmH family RNA methyltransferase, which produces MMNRTETITSVHNPRVKRWASLRERKGRKQEGCFLVEGIHLVQEALASGAPVEAVLCDEARDVPAELLPYADASRTATADGEQPEWIGVTDAIIRKLSETETPQPVIAVVRKPALDPGALFGAFMPLVVAVDGVQDPGNLGTIIRSADAVGATGVVLGRGTVDVYNAKTVRSTMGSLFHLPVVEADLQSLLPEAKAHGMRLASTSLQASHSCYGYDYRQPLWLIVGNEGQGVSPAVQALVDDTLIIPMRGQAESLNVAMATTVLLYEAMRQRHYTI; this is translated from the coding sequence ATGATGAATCGAACTGAGACGATTACTTCCGTTCATAATCCCCGCGTCAAGCGATGGGCGTCACTGCGGGAACGCAAAGGCCGGAAGCAGGAAGGATGCTTCCTCGTGGAAGGCATCCATCTCGTGCAGGAAGCGCTAGCCTCTGGTGCCCCGGTAGAGGCCGTCCTGTGCGATGAAGCGCGCGATGTCCCAGCCGAGTTGCTTCCGTATGCAGATGCGTCGCGAACCGCGACAGCAGACGGCGAGCAGCCGGAGTGGATCGGCGTCACGGATGCCATTATTCGCAAGCTGAGCGAGACGGAGACCCCACAGCCGGTCATCGCGGTCGTGCGCAAGCCGGCACTCGATCCGGGAGCTCTCTTCGGCGCGTTCATGCCGCTCGTGGTGGCGGTAGACGGGGTGCAGGATCCCGGCAATCTGGGCACGATCATCCGCTCGGCCGACGCTGTCGGGGCGACGGGGGTCGTCCTGGGCCGGGGAACGGTGGACGTGTATAACGCCAAGACGGTGCGCTCGACGATGGGCTCGCTCTTCCATCTCCCGGTAGTCGAGGCCGATCTGCAGTCCCTGCTTCCCGAAGCGAAGGCGCACGGGATGCGGCTGGCCAGCACGAGTCTGCAGGCTTCGCATTCCTGCTACGGTTACGATTACCGGCAGCCGCTCTGGCTCATCGTCGGCAATGAAGGCCAAGGCGTATCACCGGCCGTACAAGCTCTCGTCGACGATACCTTGATTATTCCGATGCGCGGCCAGGCCGAATCGCTGAATGTCGCCATGGCGACGACTGTGCTGCTCTACGAGGCGATGCGCCAGCGTCATTATACAATTTAG
- a CDS encoding flavin-containing monooxygenase, giving the protein MEATQAQQYVDVLIIGAGQAGLALGAELIRRQPRLSLLLLERHSRIGDNWRERYDSLVLFTPRKYSELPGLPLPGDPESFPGRDEIADYLERYAQHGKLPVRLESTVEQVAAAADGSCGPPSFLVTLRGQEQPLRCRKLVVACGPFRNPYIPEWAASLGSGIAQLHSSQYQRPSQLPDGPALVVGGGNSGAQIAFELSQSRMTVLSARGPVRHLPLRLLNRSTFEWMDRLTLLHAPAGGKRAGWLRRKGDPIFGYELRDAVHAGRIRLFPEAVGSGEDGAAVLFKDHASFRPAAIVWATGFRPDYRWLHVPGTLDARGHLIYHGHRTPAAALYVIGMPWQQARSSALLCGAGRDARLLAVELLRD; this is encoded by the coding sequence ATGGAAGCAACACAGGCGCAGCAATATGTAGACGTGCTCATCATCGGGGCAGGGCAAGCCGGACTGGCGCTCGGGGCCGAATTGATCCGGCGTCAGCCCCGCCTCTCGCTGCTGCTGCTCGAGCGGCATTCCCGAATTGGCGACAATTGGCGCGAACGCTATGATTCTCTCGTCCTGTTCACGCCGCGGAAATATAGCGAATTACCGGGACTTCCGCTGCCAGGCGATCCGGAAAGCTTTCCGGGACGGGACGAGATTGCCGATTATTTGGAGCGCTATGCGCAGCATGGGAAGCTGCCCGTGCGGTTGGAAAGCACCGTCGAACAGGTCGCGGCGGCTGCAGACGGCAGCTGTGGCCCGCCCTCGTTCCTAGTCACGCTCCGGGGTCAGGAGCAGCCGCTGCGCTGCCGGAAGCTGGTTGTGGCCTGCGGCCCCTTCCGCAATCCATATATACCGGAATGGGCCGCATCGCTTGGCAGCGGCATTGCCCAGCTCCATTCCAGCCAATATCAGCGGCCATCGCAATTGCCTGACGGGCCGGCTCTTGTCGTCGGCGGAGGCAATTCCGGAGCCCAGATTGCGTTTGAACTGTCGCAGAGCCGCATGACGGTATTGTCCGCTCGCGGACCGGTCCGGCACTTGCCGCTGCGGCTGCTGAACCGGAGCACCTTCGAATGGATGGACCGGCTCACCCTGCTGCATGCGCCGGCGGGCGGCAAGCGGGCAGGATGGCTGCGGAGAAAGGGAGATCCGATCTTCGGATACGAGCTGCGGGATGCGGTCCATGCCGGGCGGATTCGGCTGTTCCCGGAAGCGGTCGGCAGCGGGGAAGACGGCGCCGCCGTGCTGTTCAAGGATCATGCCTCCTTCCGGCCAGCGGCCATCGTCTGGGCGACCGGCTTCCGGCCGGATTATCGCTGGCTCCATGTTCCGGGAACGCTGGACGCTCGCGGCCACCTCATCTATCATGGACATCGCACGCCGGCCGCCGCTCTGTACGTCATTGGCATGCCGTGGCAGCAGGCGCGCAGTTCGGCTCTCCTCTGCGGAGCCGGACGAGATGCCCGGCTGCTAGCCGTCGAGCTTCTCCGGGATTGA
- the yunB gene encoding sporulation protein YunB yields the protein MARWRSRGFRATRWRLPRISIQPRKPSGWRPRRVWGGSLRGKAPQGAAWQGGRPSKPRRKRKYLFIALVIMTLLTVQLFVYVDKHVRGPLMHLAKIRVKQIATQAINKAITDQVMRGRELDKLIEWKTDSRGKVTSFVLNYNEHMRITSETVEIVQRTLQQTQELKEHIPLGQALGSPLIASFGPRVPFRMEPQGAAKVELSTRPMDVGINMVLVEVYIRVIEEVAIVIPFDLEPEVVETEIPVSYLLVVGDVPMYYYDGKGQPVGSNREKAPALSLPVLPPSGAVNSSDNDNLSVPAHTEMVPPSGEPSDGIEPPPSAADP from the coding sequence ATGGCCAGATGGCGTTCCCGCGGCTTCCGAGCGACACGCTGGCGTCTGCCGCGCATCTCGATACAACCGCGCAAGCCTTCGGGATGGCGTCCCCGGAGAGTCTGGGGCGGAAGCCTGCGCGGCAAGGCCCCCCAAGGCGCTGCTTGGCAAGGGGGGAGGCCGTCCAAGCCGCGCCGTAAGCGCAAATATTTGTTTATTGCGCTCGTTATTATGACGCTGCTGACGGTACAGCTGTTCGTGTATGTAGATAAGCATGTACGAGGGCCGCTTATGCATCTTGCCAAAATCCGGGTCAAGCAAATAGCGACGCAAGCGATTAACAAAGCCATTACCGATCAGGTAATGCGGGGCCGGGAGCTGGATAAGCTGATCGAATGGAAGACGGATTCACGCGGCAAAGTGACGAGCTTCGTCTTGAATTATAACGAACATATGCGGATAACGTCCGAGACGGTCGAGATCGTGCAGCGGACGCTGCAGCAGACCCAGGAATTGAAGGAGCATATTCCGCTCGGGCAAGCGTTGGGCAGTCCGCTCATCGCCTCCTTCGGTCCAAGGGTCCCTTTCCGGATGGAGCCGCAGGGCGCAGCGAAGGTCGAATTGAGCACCCGGCCGATGGATGTCGGCATCAATATGGTACTGGTGGAGGTATATATCAGAGTCATTGAGGAAGTTGCGATTGTGATCCCTTTCGATCTGGAGCCTGAAGTGGTGGAGACGGAAATCCCAGTCTCTTATCTGCTCGTCGTCGGCGATGTGCCCATGTACTACTACGATGGCAAGGGGCAGCCCGTCGGAAGCAACCGTGAGAAAGCACCCGCCCTGTCCTTGCCGGTCCTGCCGCCATCCGGGGCAGTCAATTCTTCGGACAACGACAACCTTAGCGTGCCCGCGCATACCGAGATGGTCCCGCCGTCAGGCGAGCCATCCGACGGAATCGAACCGCCGCCGTCAGCAGCAGACCCATAA
- a CDS encoding peptide chain release factor 3 encodes MSKSLSEELKQEVEKRRTFAIISHPDAGKTTLTEKLLLFGGAIRLAGTVKARKASKHATSDWMEIEKQRGISVTSSVMQFDYSGHRINILDTPGHQDFSEDTYRTLTAADSAVMLIDVAKGVENQTIKLFQVCAKRGIPIFTFINKLDREGRNPFELMEEIEQVLGIRSVPMNWPIGMGRQLCGVYDRMKKQVELFQGDDHSVIKVEKVDDYRDPVIRDIAGEHLHDQLCEELELLDVAGDEFDYEKVKRGELTPVFFGSAINNFGVQTFLENFLQLAPKPASRQSTEGPIEPTNEKFTGYVFKIQANMNPAHRDRIAFLRICSGKFERGMSVKHVRVGKDIKLSQPQQFLAQDRDIVTEAYPGDIIGLFDPGIFRIGDSLSQGGVVTFDELPIFSPEIFARVTVKNALKHKQYQKGVDQLTEEGTIQVFHSASVFEETILGVVGQLQFEVFEYRMKAEYGVDVQLMKLPYQFARWVTGPNIDPSKFRINSQLVKDKSGNFVALFENEYAMRTAMDKMPELNFLETAP; translated from the coding sequence ATGAGCAAATCATTATCTGAAGAATTGAAGCAAGAAGTGGAGAAGCGGCGCACCTTCGCGATCATCTCCCACCCGGACGCCGGGAAGACGACCTTGACAGAGAAGCTGCTCCTGTTCGGGGGAGCGATCCGCCTCGCGGGAACCGTCAAAGCCCGCAAAGCGAGCAAGCATGCGACGAGCGACTGGATGGAAATCGAGAAGCAGCGCGGCATCTCGGTTACGTCGTCCGTCATGCAGTTCGACTATAGCGGCCATCGTATCAATATTCTTGATACCCCGGGCCACCAGGATTTCAGTGAGGACACGTACCGGACGTTGACGGCCGCCGACAGCGCGGTCATGCTGATCGACGTGGCGAAGGGCGTCGAGAATCAGACGATTAAGCTGTTCCAGGTCTGCGCGAAGCGGGGCATCCCGATCTTCACGTTCATCAACAAGCTGGACCGCGAAGGACGGAATCCGTTCGAGCTGATGGAAGAGATTGAGCAAGTGCTGGGCATCCGTTCGGTTCCGATGAACTGGCCGATCGGCATGGGACGCCAGCTGTGCGGCGTGTACGACCGCATGAAGAAGCAAGTGGAGCTGTTCCAGGGCGACGACCATTCGGTCATTAAGGTGGAGAAAGTAGATGATTACCGCGATCCGGTCATCCGGGATATAGCGGGAGAGCATTTGCATGACCAGTTGTGCGAGGAGTTGGAGCTGCTGGACGTAGCCGGAGACGAATTCGATTATGAGAAAGTGAAGCGGGGCGAGCTGACTCCGGTCTTTTTCGGCAGCGCGATCAATAACTTCGGTGTGCAGACCTTCCTGGAGAACTTCCTCCAATTGGCGCCGAAGCCGGCTTCGCGTCAATCGACGGAAGGCCCGATCGAGCCGACGAATGAGAAGTTCACGGGTTACGTGTTCAAAATTCAGGCGAACATGAACCCGGCCCACCGCGACCGGATTGCGTTCCTGCGTATCTGCTCCGGGAAGTTCGAGCGGGGGATGAGCGTCAAGCATGTGCGCGTCGGCAAAGACATCAAGCTGTCGCAGCCGCAGCAATTCCTCGCCCAGGACCGGGATATCGTAACGGAAGCCTATCCTGGCGATATTATCGGGCTGTTCGATCCAGGCATCTTCCGCATAGGGGACAGCTTGAGCCAGGGAGGGGTCGTCACATTCGACGAGCTCCCGATTTTCTCGCCGGAAATTTTTGCTCGCGTCACGGTCAAAAACGCGCTCAAGCATAAGCAGTACCAGAAGGGCGTCGACCAGTTGACTGAGGAAGGAACGATTCAGGTGTTCCATTCCGCGAGCGTCTTCGAGGAGACGATACTGGGCGTTGTCGGCCAGCTTCAGTTCGAGGTGTTCGAGTATCGGATGAAGGCGGAGTACGGGGTCGACGTGCAGTTGATGAAGCTGCCTTACCAATTCGCGAGATGGGTGACGGGACCGAATATCGATCCGTCCAAATTCCGCATCAATTCGCAGCTCGTCAAAGACAAGTCCGGCAACTTCGTCGCCTTGTTCGAAAATGAATATGCGATGCGCACGGCAATGGACAAAATGCCGGAATTGAATTTCCTGGAGACGGCGCCGTAA
- a CDS encoding MerR family transcriptional regulator → MKIQEAADRLGLTTRAIRFYEQKGLLSPAKQEDNGYRVFREEDIERLRMIAALRELNLPLDQIRECLDEALDGRLAALRPYLNQQMQQLALQYTELQRLLGMLRRLLDREDTEQEGEKIVSQLHHIGEQSQRFEKLRAEWRDRWNFDAQASRYDEAVANNTDSLRVHADYDNILDRVTRETAPRQGESGLELGVGTGNLAGRFLREGAAMTGIDQSDAMLEQCRGKYPAVRLLKGNLMAIPLADVAFDFIVSTYALHHLTDDQKEIAFEEMGRLLRPGGRIVIADLMFTDNEHRDAFLDELNARGDQASVEAVLDEYFADRSRLIRWLEQHRYEVRAEQLNHLLHLLVIRKP, encoded by the coding sequence ATGAAAATTCAGGAAGCGGCCGATCGGCTCGGCTTGACGACGCGGGCGATTCGTTTTTATGAGCAAAAGGGGTTGCTGTCCCCAGCCAAGCAGGAGGACAACGGGTACCGCGTCTTCCGGGAGGAGGATATTGAGCGTCTGCGCATGATTGCTGCGCTGCGCGAGCTGAATCTGCCGCTTGATCAGATTCGGGAATGTCTTGACGAGGCGCTCGATGGGCGTCTGGCGGCGCTGCGCCCTTATCTCAATCAGCAAATGCAGCAGTTAGCGCTGCAGTATACGGAGCTGCAGCGTCTGCTGGGCATGCTGCGCCGTCTATTGGACAGAGAGGATACCGAACAGGAGGGGGAAAAGATTGTGAGTCAATTACATCATATCGGGGAACAGTCGCAGCGCTTTGAGAAGCTGCGCGCGGAGTGGCGCGATCGGTGGAATTTCGATGCGCAGGCAAGCCGCTACGATGAAGCCGTAGCGAACAATACGGATTCCTTGCGGGTACATGCCGATTACGACAACATATTGGACCGGGTGACGCGGGAGACTGCGCCCCGCCAGGGAGAAAGCGGGCTGGAGCTCGGCGTCGGCACAGGCAATCTGGCTGGACGCTTCCTCCGCGAAGGGGCGGCCATGACAGGCATCGATCAATCTGATGCCATGCTGGAGCAATGCCGCGGGAAATACCCGGCCGTTCGTCTGTTGAAGGGCAATCTGATGGCCATTCCGCTGGCGGACGTCGCCTTTGATTTCATCGTATCGACCTATGCGCTGCATCATCTCACCGATGATCAGAAGGAGATTGCATTCGAGGAGATGGGCCGGCTGCTCCGCCCCGGCGGACGGATCGTCATCGCCGATCTGATGTTCACGGATAACGAGCATCGTGATGCGTTCCTTGACGAACTCAACGCACGCGGTGACCAAGCCTCCGTCGAGGCCGTACTCGATGAGTACTTCGCCGACCGTTCCCGGCTTATTCGCTGGCTGGAGCAGCACCGCTATGAGGTGAGAGCCGAGCAGTTGAACCATCTCCTGCACCTGCTCGTTATCCGCAAGCCGTGA
- a CDS encoding YutD family protein translates to MFHISGQTYEVVQEHKNAWNPEAFRDRYSEVLERYDYIVGDWGYNQLRLKGFFRDNHPKSTKDTTSSGIVDYINEYCNFGCAYFIVEKLSSKDPRYRQSQDNGDEEETHGAAPDNREDAATKQGISLQPKVPTPEPDDEPPAKPAMQERKPRPRHRHKNRGHHSNEAKRSDTAKVSAKEPRPPKDNRS, encoded by the coding sequence ATGTTCCACATTAGCGGCCAGACATATGAAGTGGTTCAGGAGCACAAGAATGCGTGGAATCCGGAGGCATTCCGCGACCGGTACAGCGAAGTGCTGGAACGGTATGATTATATCGTAGGCGACTGGGGATACAATCAGCTGCGGCTGAAAGGCTTCTTCCGGGATAATCATCCGAAGTCGACGAAGGACACGACTTCCTCCGGTATTGTTGATTATATTAACGAATATTGCAATTTCGGATGTGCTTATTTCATCGTGGAGAAATTGAGCAGCAAAGATCCGCGTTATCGCCAATCCCAGGATAACGGGGATGAAGAGGAAACGCACGGGGCCGCACCGGACAATAGGGAGGATGCCGCGACGAAGCAAGGCATCTCGCTCCAGCCGAAAGTCCCGACCCCGGAACCCGATGACGAACCTCCGGCGAAGCCGGCTATGCAGGAGCGCAAGCCGCGTCCGCGCCATCGCCACAAGAACCGGGGCCATCATTCCAATGAAGCCAAGCGATCGGATACCGCGAAGGTATCCGCGAAGGAGCCGCGTCCCCCGAAGGACAACCGCTCCTGA